Proteins encoded within one genomic window of Panicum virgatum strain AP13 chromosome 1N, P.virgatum_v5, whole genome shotgun sequence:
- the LOC120654598 gene encoding protein NLP3-like gives MRCGGMGRGMVMEMEADMDGVLQRFDRDGGGRGSDAWWSDRSRSGGGGGGGADEVGGGGGAVKERIARALRIYKEAAAGDGGGGALVQVWAPARDGGRRVLATRGQPFVLAPPQCHRLFQYRTVSLTHAFPVGGAGVPGERGLPGRVFDAGAPEWTPNVQYYGTGEYARISYALIYDIQAALALPILDPATGSCVAVVELVTTSPRLRFAAEVDKLSKALQAVALRGSEICRPAAEVSDDEADQLAMSEVSDVLTTVGEAHRLPLAQAWVRCKRCNTSTEHASLTAAGTPFYLASDADQSLIGFREACVEHHLRAGRGGLVEEAAAARGPLFCADVTKYSMDAYPLAHHARFCGLAGCLAVCVQLRRDHDDDASMDDGSREQCVLEFFLPPDCRDGAAQKAAADAIAATLTQRFGNGHLKAIAISWLQDLAFEIVADGECVLRHDRVVMVDAPELELNDHGGDERDSDEEGLHLATAVGAADIETPKMNDGGENGGEDPRSQAGEKKKKAKRKGEKTVSLEVLQRYFSGSLKDAARSLGVCPTTMKRICRQHGISRWPFRKIAKANRSLDKIKRVFESVPGSTNPMAAPTPAAAVSHQAPAAATARGGHALPCLSSALRVTSSQGSCQAPPPPNPKDAALRTPLHGADAGVVTVKASYRGDIVRFRVPSSAGVATVKGEVAKRLGLEASEFDVKYLDDDNEWVLLSCDADFQECLEVVPAVSGASSSSGSASPQPVVRLMVQEVPENHGSSCGSSD, from the exons ATGCGGTGCGGGGGGATGGGCCGGGGCATGGTGATGGAGATGGAGGCGGACATGGACGGGGTGCTCCAGCGCTTCGACCGCGACGGCGGAGGCCGGGGGAGCGATGCAT GGTGGAGTGATCggagcaggagcggcggcggcggcggaggaggagcggatgaggtcggcggaggaggaggagcggtgaAGGAGCGGATCGCGCGGGCGCTGAGGATCtacaaggaggcggcggcgggggacggcggcggcggcgcgctggtgCAGGTGTGGGCGCCGGCGCGGGACGGGGGCCGCCGCGTGCTGGCGACCCGGGGCCAGCCCTTCGTGCTGGCGCCGCCGCAGTGCCACCGCCTGTTCCAGTACCGGACCGTCTCGCTCACGCACGCCTTCcccgtcggcggcgccggcgtgcccGGGGAGCGCGGCCTGCCGGGCCGGGTGTTCGACGCCGGCGCGCCCGAGTGGACGCCCAACGTGCAGTACTACGGCACCGGCGAGTACGCGCGCATCAGCTACGCGCTCATCTACGACATCCAGGCCGCCCTCGCGCTGCCCATCCTCGACCCCGCCACGGGCTCctgcgtcgccgtcgtcgagcTGGTCACCACCTCGCCCCGGCTCCGCTTCGCCGCCGAGGTCGACAAGCTCTCCAAGGCCCTCCAG GCAGTGGCGTTGAGAGGTTCAGAGatctgccgccccgcagccgag GTTTCCGACGACGAGGCGGATCAGCTGGCCATGTCCGAGGTCTCAGACGTCTTGACCACTGTGGGTGAAGCTCACAGGCTGCCGCTAGCGCAGGCCTGGGTCAGATGCAAGCGCTGCAACACCAGCACGGAGCACGCCTCCCTGACCGCCGCCGGCACGCCGTTCTACCTCGCCTCCGACGCAGACCAAAGCCTCATCGGCTTCCGCGAGGCCTGCGTCGAGCACCACCTGCGTGCCGGCCGGGGCGGGCTCGTtgaggaggcggccgcggcccgAGGGCCCCTCTTCTGTGCCGACGTCACCAAGTACTCCATGGACGCGTACCCGCTCGCGCACCACGCGCGCTTCTGCGGCCTCGCGGGCTGCCTCGCCGTGTGCGTGCAGCTGCGCCGggaccacgacgacgacgcgtcCATGGATGACGGCAGCCGGGAACAGTGCGTGCTGGAGTTCTTCCTCCCGCCGGACTGCAGAGACGGCGCGGcgcagaaggcggcggcggacgccatCGCGGCCACACTCACGCAACGCTTTGGCAATGGTCATCTGAAGGCGATCGCTATAAGCTGGTTGCAGGATTTGGCTTTTGAGATCGTTGCAGACGGCGAGTGCGTGCTACGGCATGATCGTGTCGTCATGGTCGATGCCCCAGAGCTTGAGCTGAACGATCATGGAGGAGATGAGAGGGATTCAGACGAGGAGGGTCTACATCTGGCAACAGCTGTGGGTGCTGCAGACATTGAAACACCCAAGATGAACGATGGTGGTGAAAATGGAGGCGAGGATCCAAGATCACAAGCTggtgagaagaaaaagaaggcaaaAAGAAAGGGTGAAAAAACTGTCAGCTTGGAGGTACTGCAGCGCTACTTCTCAGGGAGCCTGAAAGATGCAGCGAGGAGCCTTGGCG TTTGTCCGACAACGATGAAGCGCATCTGCAGGCAGCACGGCATCTCCAGATGGCCGTTCCGCAAGATCGCCAAGGCGAACCGTTCCCTCGACAAGATCAAGCGCGTCTTTGAATCGGTGCCAGGATCAACAAACCCCATGGCCGCTCCAACTCCGGCTGCTGCTGTTTCTCACCAAGCTCCAGCTGCAGCTACTGCTCGCGGTGGCCATGCCCTGCCGTGCCTATCAAGTGCTCTGAGAGTGACCTCCTCCCAAGGCTCATGCCAAGCGCCACCTCCTCCCAATCCCAAGGACGCCGCCCTGCGCACGCCCTTGCACGGTGCGGACGCCGGCGTGGTGACGGTCAAGGCCAGCTACAGAGGGGACATCGTCAGGTTCAGGGTGCCAAGCTCTGCAGGCGTGGCGACGGTGAAGGGGGAGGTGGCCAAGAGGCTGGGGCTGGAGGCCAGCGAGTTCGACGTCAAGTACCTGGACGATGACAACGAGTGGGTGCTCTTGTCCTGTGACGCCGACTTCCAGGAGTGCCTCGAGGTCGTTCCGGCGGTGTCAggagcgtcgtcgtcgtccggctCTGCATCGCCTCAGCCGGTGGTCAGGCTGATGGTTCAGGAGGTACCAGAAAACCATGGGAGCTCCTGTGGGAGCTCAGATTAG
- the LOC120654599 gene encoding protein STRUBBELIG-RECEPTOR FAMILY 1-like: protein MRGGRAREHLGVTLWLAFCLLRLHAFPFPIPFVEPYTRQQDVDAINDLYVALGLPDLDGWTALGGDPCKEAWQGVQCDGPNVSSIELRAAGLGGKLSRTLGDFTALTLLDLSNNKIGGAIPQSLPPALAQLDLSSNSLSGELPDSMATLSSLSTLHVQNNQLSGTLDVLVDLPLKDLNVENNQFSGPIPEKLLSIPKFLRDGNKFTIPPIPGFSPTPGTPPPLVPSTSPPSPKHVPAPAAPQEPPVLSGSHPPIYVIPATSQDAPPRHKKKVSPAKATGLSILAAGSLSITVVAIVFTVSKWRQKRTLRAGYLSGVEMSTPSWVREPPRVSAVAKPERCHSGAEGKIDWPPREIVKAAGSSMYHPSFKNSSKDIIVSDKNVQGGSEDQTQQFPFTFFTVASLQQHTNSFSDQNLIRETCFGKIYLADHPGSKFSVLKLGGDTAKMPAAEFLKIVQDISELRHPNVEELVGCCVDHGQRLLVYKHFSDSTLNDMMQFEHRASDPAETLSWDARLAVALEAATALEYLHEGSNKQMVHGHFRPEHILIDGELRVSVSGAGLAPFAPQPSDYCGGTLSYEPPEAAGPGAARTAKGDVYSFGVVMLQLLTGRKPYDSSRARGERHLVPWASPRLHDLAALGKMADPRLGAPPVRSLSRFADIVGRCIQQEAEFRPAMSQVAQDLRRALEDARGGAGSGGAAQV from the exons atgcGCGGCGGCAGAGCCAGAGAGCACCTGGGGGTGACGCTGTGGCTCGCCTTCTGCTTGCTGCGGTTGCACGCGTTCCCGTTCCCCATCCCCTTCGTCGAACCCTACACGAGACAGCAAGACG TTGATGCCATCAACGACCTGTACGTGGCTCTGGGCTTGCCGGACCTCGACGGCTGGACGGCTTTAGGAGGAGACCCCTGCAAAGAAGCATGGCAAGGGGTGCAGTGCGATGGCCCGAACGTGAGCTCAAT AGAGCTCCGAGCTGCAGGCCTGGGAGGGAAGCTGAGTCGGACACTAGGAGATTTCACTGCCCTCACACTACT AGATCTGAGCAACAACAAAATCGGCGGCGCAATACCACAGAGCTTACCACCCGCACTTGCACAACT AGATCTTTCTTCAAATAGTCTCAGTGGTGAACTTCCAGATTCGATGGCAACGCTAAGTTCACTGTCAACATT ACATGTACAGAACAATCAGCTATCAGGGACGCTCGATGTGCTAGTAGATCTTCCCCTGAAAGATTT GAACGTAGAGAACAATCAGTTCTCAGGGCCAATCCCAGAAAAGCTTCTCTCCATCCCAAAATTCCT AAGAGATGGCAACAAATTCACCATACCACCGATCCCCGGCTTCTCTCCAACTCCAGGGACACCACCACCTCTTGTACCGTCCACATCACCTCCTTCTCCAAAGCATGTGCCGGCACCAGCAGCACCACAAGAGCCTCCAGTCCTTTCTGGTTCACACCCTCCCATATATGTGATTCCAGCTACTTCACAGGATGCCCCTCCGAGACACAAAAAGAAGGTGTCGCCGGCGAAAGCCACCGGGCTCAGTATCCTCGCCGCTGGTTCACTGAGCATTACTGTGGTTGCGATCGTGTTCACGGTATCAAAATGGCGCCAGAAGAGAACTCTTCGTGCAGGATACCTGAGTGGAGTTGAGATGAGTACGCCGAGTTGGGTGAGGGAACCTCCTAGAGTGAGTGCAGTTGCCAAACCAGAGAGATGTCATTCAG GTGCTGAAGGGAAGATTGATTGGCCTCCAAGAGAAATTGTTAAGGCGGCAGGATCATCGATGTACCACCCGTCATTCAAGAACAGCAGCAAGGACATTATTGTGTCAGATAAGAATGTTCAGGGAGGTTCAGAAGACCAAACTCAGCAATTTCCTTTCACATTCTTTACTGTTGCATCCTTGCAGCAACATACCAACAGTTTCAGCGACCAGAATCTGATCAGGGAGACCTGTTTCGGTAAAATTTACCTAGCAGATCACCCAGGAAGCAAG TTTTCAGTACTGAAGCTTGGCGGTGACACTGCTAAAATGCCGGCGGCTGAATTCCTGAAGATTGTTCAGGACATCTCCGAGCTCCGGCACCCCAACGTCGAAGAACTTGTGGGTTGCTGCGTGGATCACGGCCAGAGACTACTCGTCTACAAGCACTTCAGTGACAGCACTCTGAATGACATGATGCAGTTCGAGCACCGGGCGTCTGACCCAGCAGAGACGCTTTCCTGGGATGCCCGGCTAGCTGTAGCCCTTGAAGCTGCAACAGCACTGGA GTATCTTCATGAGGGGAGCAACAAGCAGATGGTTCACGGGCATTTCAGACCTGAACACATCCTCATCGACGGCGAGCTCCGGGTGTCTGTGTCCGGAGCAGGTCTTGCTCCATTTGCGCCGCAG CCGTCAGACTACTGCGGCGGCACGCTGAGCTACGAGCCGCCGGAAGCGGCGggccccggcgcggcgcggacggCCAAGGGCGACGTCTACAGCTTCGGCGTCGTGATGCTGCAGCTCCTCACCGGCCGCAAGCCCTACGACAG CTCGCGGGCGCGGGGCGAGCGGCACCTGGTGCCGTGGGCGAGCCCGCGGCTGCACGACCTCGCCGCGCTGGGGAAGATGGCCGACCCGCGCCTCGGCGCGCCGCCGGTCAGGTCGCTGTCGCGCTTCGCCGACATCGTCGGCCGGTGCATACAG CAAGAGGCGGAGTTCCGGCCCGCCATGTCGCAGGTGGCGCAGGACCTGCGGCGGGCGCTGGAGGATGCGCGCGGTggggcggggagcggcggcgctgcacaaGTTTAG